From a single Eleginops maclovinus isolate JMC-PN-2008 ecotype Puerto Natales chromosome 2, JC_Emac_rtc_rv5, whole genome shotgun sequence genomic region:
- the LOC134878988 gene encoding uncharacterized protein LOC134878988 isoform X1: MGKCKFNEAWRDKRAFHWVKPVENNVFEAFCTVCKKKIQLGTMGVKALESHAKSAKHISSMKVKDQTPSVAGVFQPANVSQLADNLSEVAGNVNQPAANVTATALPATSATPVSVDLRTAFGSTPTMKAEVLWTLNTVAKHQSYNSNENVSDLFKFMFPDSDIATTFTCGPDKTAYIAKFGLAVFIKEELVSKVNKSPFVLMFDESLNETTKNKQLNVHVRFWDEGQVQSRYLGSRFMGHSTAQDLLSHLKECMDKLNLKDLVSISMDGPSVNWKLFELFQKDQTEQYGGLQLICVGSCGLHTLHNAFKCGFTAWLLDKLLRAMHTLFNNVPARREDYVTVTKSSVFPLSFCAHRWVENLPVVERALVVWPSLLLYMEAVKTKKLPNPGTGSYDTVAAAIKDPLILAKFHFYAALARTFTPFLTKYQTDEPVLPFLSKDLTELMISLLRRFIKREVLNDITALQLTKLDVTDKTIWLSPQNISIGLGAESVLKSIKGAELRVLEFKRECMQGLCNIIRKVQDKSPLKYLTVRQMVCLDPSVMYREPERCRNHMKGLVQRFLQDKQLTNTSAGDVILQQFDSLLSLESRSEDFLYFAPMQKRLDIFLSSAMEPYPELWAFCKKLLILSHGQATVERGFSINKEVESDNLHEDTGHTEAGV; the protein is encoded by the exons ATGGGGAAATGCAAATTTAATGAAGCGTGGCGAGACAAACGAGCATTTCACTGGGTAAAACCTGTGGAAAACAACGTATTCGAAGCTTTTTGCAcagtatgcaaaaaaaaaatccagcttgGTACCATGGGCGTGAAGGCTCTAGAGTCTCATGCTAAATCAGCCAAGCACATCAGTTCCATGAAGGTGAAGGATCAAACTCCCTCCGTCGCCGGGGTGTTTCAgcctgctaatgttagccagctagctgatAATTTGTCTGAAGTAGCAGGTAACGTGAACCAGCCAGCTGCTAACGTTACTGCTACAGCCCTTCCAGCTACTAGCGCAACGCCCGTTAGTGTGGATCTGCGCACAGCCTTTGGGTccacaccaacaatgaaagcaGAGGTGTTGTGGACTCTCAACACAGTCGCCAAACATCAGTCCTACAATTCAAATGAGAACGTTTCCGATCTTTTCAAATTTATGTTCCCGGATTCAGACATAGCTACCACTTTCACGTGTGGTCCCGACAAAACGGCGTACATAGCCAAATTCGGTTTAGCGGTGTTCATCAAAGAGGAACTGGTGTCCAAAGTCAACAAATCGCCGTTCGTTCTGATGTTCGATGAGAGCCTCAACGagactacaaaaaataaacagctgaatGTGCATGTCCGCTTCTGGGACGAGGGACAGGTTCAGTCCAGATATTTGGGCTCCCGGTTTATGGGACATTCCACTGCACAAGACCTGCTGTCACATCTCAAA GAATGTATGGACAAACTGAACCTCAAGGACTTGGTGTCCATTTCAATGGATGGGCCCAGTGTTAACTGGAAACTGTTCGAACTTTTCCAGAAAGATCAAACTGAGCAGTACGGAG GTCTTCAGCTCATTTGTGTGGGGAGCTGTGGCCTACACACGCTACACAATGCTTTCAAGTGTGGGTTCACTGCATGGCTGCTGGACAAGTTGCTGAGAGCAATGCACACATTGTTTAACAATGTGCCTGCCAGGAGAGAGGATTACGTCACCGTAACCAAGTCCAGTGtgttccccctttctttctgtgcCCATCGTTGGGTAGAAAACCTTCCGGTTGTGGAGAGAGCCCTGGTAGTCTGGCCATCACTTCTTCTGTACATGgaagctgtgaaaacaaaaaaactcccTAACCCTGGAACAG GATCTTATGACACAGTTGCAGCAGCCATAAAGGATCCACTCATTCTGGCCAAATTTCACTTCTACGCAGCACTTGCCAGGACCTTCACGCCCTTCctaacaaaatatcaaacagacgAGCCGGTGCTCCCATTCCTCTCCAAGGACCTGACCGAATTGATGATA AGTCTACTCAGACGCTTCATAAAGAGAGAAGTTCTCAACGATATCACTGCCCTGCAGCTGACCAAACTGGATGTCACAGACAAGACCATCTGGCTCAGCCCACAAAACATCAGCATTGGTCTAGGTGCAGAGTCAGTTCTTAAG aGCATTAAAGGTGCAGAGCTCAGGGTGCTAGAGTTCAAGAGAGAGTGCATGCAGGGACTGTGTAACATCATCAGGAAAGTGCAGGACAAAAGCCCCCTCAAGTATCTGACTGTTAGGCAGATGGTGTGCCTGGATCCGTCAGTAATGTATAGAGAACCAGAAAGATGCAGGAATCACATGAAAGGGCTGGTTCAGAGGTTTCTCCAGGACAAACAGCTAACTAATACTTCTGCGG GGGATGTCATACTGCAGCAGTTTGACAGTCTCCTGTCCTTGGAGAGCCGGAGTGAGGACTTCCTCTACTTTGCTCCCATGCAGAAGAGGCTGGACATCTTCCTGAGCAGTGCCATGGAGCCTTATCCAGAGCTGTGGGCCTTCTGCAAGAAGCTGCTCATCCTCTCCCACGGCCAAGCTACTGTTGAACGTGGATTCTCCATCAATAAAGAGGTGGAGTCAGATAATTTGCATGAGGACACTGGTCACACGGAGGCTGGTGTGTGA
- the LOC134878988 gene encoding uncharacterized protein LOC134878988 isoform X2 — protein sequence MGKCKFNEAWRDKRAFHWVKPVENNVFEAFCTVCKKKIQLGTMGVKALESHAKSAKHISSMKVKDQTPSVAGVFQPANVSQLADNLSEVAGNVNQPAANVTATALPATSATPVSVDLRTAFGSTPTMKAEVLWTLNTVAKHQSYNSNENVSDLFKFMFPDSDIATTFTCGPDKTAYIAKFGLAVFIKEELVSKVNKSPFVLMFDESLNETTKNKQLNVHVRFWDEGQVQSRYLGSRFMGHSTAQDLLSHLKECMDKLNLKDLVSISMDGPSVNWKLFELFQKDQTEQYGGLQLICVGSCGLHTLHNAFKCGFTAWLLDKLLRAMHTLFNNVPARREDYVTVTKSSVFPLSFCAHRWVENLPVVERALVVWPSLLLYMEAVKTKKLPNPGTGSYDTVAAAIKDPLILAKFHFYAALARTFTPFLTKYQTDEPVLPFLSKDLTELMISLLRRFIKREVLNDITALQLTKLDVTDKTIWLSPQNISIGLGDVILQQFDSLLSLESRSEDFLYFAPMQKRLDIFLSSAMEPYPELWAFCKKLLILSHGQATVERGFSINKEVESDNLHEDTGHTEAGV from the exons ATGGGGAAATGCAAATTTAATGAAGCGTGGCGAGACAAACGAGCATTTCACTGGGTAAAACCTGTGGAAAACAACGTATTCGAAGCTTTTTGCAcagtatgcaaaaaaaaaatccagcttgGTACCATGGGCGTGAAGGCTCTAGAGTCTCATGCTAAATCAGCCAAGCACATCAGTTCCATGAAGGTGAAGGATCAAACTCCCTCCGTCGCCGGGGTGTTTCAgcctgctaatgttagccagctagctgatAATTTGTCTGAAGTAGCAGGTAACGTGAACCAGCCAGCTGCTAACGTTACTGCTACAGCCCTTCCAGCTACTAGCGCAACGCCCGTTAGTGTGGATCTGCGCACAGCCTTTGGGTccacaccaacaatgaaagcaGAGGTGTTGTGGACTCTCAACACAGTCGCCAAACATCAGTCCTACAATTCAAATGAGAACGTTTCCGATCTTTTCAAATTTATGTTCCCGGATTCAGACATAGCTACCACTTTCACGTGTGGTCCCGACAAAACGGCGTACATAGCCAAATTCGGTTTAGCGGTGTTCATCAAAGAGGAACTGGTGTCCAAAGTCAACAAATCGCCGTTCGTTCTGATGTTCGATGAGAGCCTCAACGagactacaaaaaataaacagctgaatGTGCATGTCCGCTTCTGGGACGAGGGACAGGTTCAGTCCAGATATTTGGGCTCCCGGTTTATGGGACATTCCACTGCACAAGACCTGCTGTCACATCTCAAA GAATGTATGGACAAACTGAACCTCAAGGACTTGGTGTCCATTTCAATGGATGGGCCCAGTGTTAACTGGAAACTGTTCGAACTTTTCCAGAAAGATCAAACTGAGCAGTACGGAG GTCTTCAGCTCATTTGTGTGGGGAGCTGTGGCCTACACACGCTACACAATGCTTTCAAGTGTGGGTTCACTGCATGGCTGCTGGACAAGTTGCTGAGAGCAATGCACACATTGTTTAACAATGTGCCTGCCAGGAGAGAGGATTACGTCACCGTAACCAAGTCCAGTGtgttccccctttctttctgtgcCCATCGTTGGGTAGAAAACCTTCCGGTTGTGGAGAGAGCCCTGGTAGTCTGGCCATCACTTCTTCTGTACATGgaagctgtgaaaacaaaaaaactcccTAACCCTGGAACAG GATCTTATGACACAGTTGCAGCAGCCATAAAGGATCCACTCATTCTGGCCAAATTTCACTTCTACGCAGCACTTGCCAGGACCTTCACGCCCTTCctaacaaaatatcaaacagacgAGCCGGTGCTCCCATTCCTCTCCAAGGACCTGACCGAATTGATGATA AGTCTACTCAGACGCTTCATAAAGAGAGAAGTTCTCAACGATATCACTGCCCTGCAGCTGACCAAACTGGATGTCACAGACAAGACCATCTGGCTCAGCCCACAAAACATCAGCATTGGTCTAG GGGATGTCATACTGCAGCAGTTTGACAGTCTCCTGTCCTTGGAGAGCCGGAGTGAGGACTTCCTCTACTTTGCTCCCATGCAGAAGAGGCTGGACATCTTCCTGAGCAGTGCCATGGAGCCTTATCCAGAGCTGTGGGCCTTCTGCAAGAAGCTGCTCATCCTCTCCCACGGCCAAGCTACTGTTGAACGTGGATTCTCCATCAATAAAGAGGTGGAGTCAGATAATTTGCATGAGGACACTGGTCACACGGAGGCTGGTGTGTGA